One bacterium genomic window, AATGTGGAGTGTATCACACTCTATTCCCCTTGACGGAATGCGGCATTCGATTATATTAAATTCAAAGGCAACTAAAAAAACAGCTGATTTGCACGCATGAAAAACCTCCAACTAGTGGAGGGCTCTTAATAACATGTTAAAGGAGGTGATTCAATGGTGAATTACAAACTGAACGTTGAAGTCCTCGAGACTCGTATCGCTCCGGCTGGCATCAGCCTCGGCGGCCAGTAATCGTATTGGTTCGTGAGCATTCGAGCTTACCGAAGGGCAGGGTGACCTGCCCTTTGCTTTTGTCCCAAAACTTGTCCCAGCCGCCGAATTTCTGATACCAAGAATCTCACCATTCGTTTTTCCTGAAACAACGACCGATCCCGGTCGCATGTAGTACCATCGGCAATCCCCTTTACGATCTGAAGGGCTTGCCGGTAATTCGCATATGCCTGTTCAATATTCCCATTGCTGGATTCGATCATCCCAAGTAGCGTGATAGCATGGGTATGTTCCGGCATCAGGCCGAATGTGCGGGATTCGTCACGGTTTTGGATCGCCAAGTTTCGAGCTTTAGCCAAATCACCGCGCTGGAGCATTAGTTCTATAAGGACGTTGATCAGTCGCGGCCGCTCGATGTAGTGGGGGATCTGTTCGCTCAATTCGGCGAGTCGAGGGAGTAGCTGTTGTGCGTCGTCCAACTGTCCGGCTTCGAGTAGCGCTTCAGCGCGATTGTAAAGGGCGACAAGTAGATCAGTCGATTTGCCACATTCTTTTGCCAACGCAGTAGTTTGCTCGTATCTCTGAGGGTCTGGATCGATCCTGCTGCGCAACATCTCCGCGGCGAGTTGCAGCGGCTTGACATTCTGTGCAATGGCGACACTGAGAGCCGCATGTGTCAGCTCCAGCGCTTGCTCGCGATCATTAAGCATCAAACGATACATCGCTTTGGTCAACGGGATCTGAACGTTCCACTGCAGGTCCTCGACATGCTGCATAAGAGACTCGATCTTCTCCAGGCACTCCACGAATTCCCTGGGCTTGCCCAGGCGCATTTGCACCTGGGAAAGCGAGTGCTGGAAAGCGATCTGATGCGGCCGATGGTTCAGTTCGACCGCGAGAGCGAGACCCTGATTCAGAAACTTAAGGGCGTCGCGCAAATGTCCAGCCTCGAGCAGAACCATAGTTAGGTTCTCAAGATTGTAGAGAATCTCCTTTTGGCTGCCTATTCGCTGATTGATCTCCAGCGATTCCTGCAATTGCTCGATGCCGCGGTCGTACATGCCACGAAGGTAACTGAGATAGCCGAGATTGTTGAGAGTACGAGCGATCTCGCCGGCATCGCCAAGTTCCTTCTTGAGTTCGAGAGATTTCTCCAGGAGAAATGTGCCACGTGTAAGGTTGCCGACCAGACAGTAGACTGAGCCCATGTTTGAAAGGGTTGAAGCAACCTCGGTCGGGGCATTCAGGCGACGCTGTATACGCAAGGCGGAGCGATAGTAGCGAAGGGTGTTCCCCAGGTCTCCGGCGTAGAAGTAGGCGTTACCGATGTTGTTATAGGTCCTGGAGAGTTCAAACTCCTCGCCCATCTGCTGGTAGATTGTCACTGCCTGGTTGAGGGCGTCGAGGCCGGATTTGGAATCCTGTTTCATTTTGTAGAGGTCACCAAGATCGCGATATGTCTCGGCTAGAAGCTTGTCAGGGGAGAGATCGCGATAGAGTGCGACCAGACTCTGATAGGTCGCCAGAGCATCGTCAACTTCGCCGGTCTCTTTCTGGATGTCTCCGCGGAGCATCAGCAATTCCCTTACCTGTGCGATTTTGCCGGTAAGGGCGGCAAAGTCCAAAACCGAGTTGAGGCAGAAGATCGCTTCTTTGGCCCGATGTTCTCCGCGTAAGAGTGAAGCGGCCTGATAGGCACAACGGTCCGCGGATTCAAGGTCTCCTGCCCGCAAGTAAAGTTGCGTGGCAGAAGCGTGGCGATTTTCGCGCTCAGCCAATGGAGCGGCCCGCAAGGCAAACCTCTTGATGGTTGACGGGCGCAGCAGGGGGAGAAGCAAGCTGGTGAGCGCATTGGTAGAGTCCGTGTTGGTTGCGGCATCACACACAGCGGTTCGCTTTTCTCGCAGACTTCTCCGGCTGAATTGTTCGAGTTCAAGTCTCCTGAGGCGGTTAGGCCAATAGACATTTCCGGAAAGTGCCGGACCATTTTCGGTGATCGAGACAATCCCCTTGCGGAAATTCGACTCGAGAGTCAGTCTCAGGCGAGACGGTGACTTTGCCGTGATCATCTCAAGTTGCCTGGTCTGTTTCGTCGAAAGACCGGGGAGAGAATTCATCATCACCTGATATTCTGATGCCGCTTCAAGCAGGTATTTCGGCCGCAATAGCTTCTCAAATGGATAAGTGGCGCCTGCTGCACGCAGCGAGCGGCAGACCGCTAATGCCGTCTGTGGACGCTGATCGGCTGATTTGCTGAGGAGCGAAGTGACCAGATCGGCCAGCGGTTTCGAGACTGACGGCGCCAATTGATCGAGAGGGAGTGGTTCTTCCTCGCGGACGCGCGCATTGATCAGCATCGGGTCGGTCTCGGACCCAATGAACGGGTGCTTGCCGGTCAACATCTGGTAGGCGATAACACCGAGCGCAAACAGGTCGGAGAGATGACTCGCCCGACTGTCGATGATCGTTTCTGGCGCCATGTAGCCGACTGTCCCGAGGCCAACCCTGACGGTGTCAGGTTCATATTCATAACGACCAAGAGAGAAATCCGAGAGCTTGGCAAAAAACAGCTTGTCGGATTTGCATCGGTCAAGTTCGACGGGAAGGAAGATATTCTGCGGTTTCAGGTCGCCATGGATAATCTTGAGCTGACGCAGATACTCGAGGTCGGCTGCGACTGCGGAAAGCAGATTGAGGGCTAGGGCGAGGTCGGTTATCCGTCCGAGTTGATCGAGGGTTTTGCCTTCGCAGATCTCGAGTAACAAGTAGTCGGTGGAATCGTCAGGTCCGTTCAGGATACGAACGAGGCCGGGAAACCGTCGTGTGCCGATAAGGGAAAGCTCGCGCGAGGCGAGCAGGTGGAAGTCGATCCCGGGCTCAGGGACCGGGAGCGGGCGTTTCAGGGCGGCTTCGCGTCCGGACGTGCCGACGCGAACGCGGAAGACTTCGGCAGTCCCCCCACGGCCGAGCCGCTCCATCAAGTGGAAGCGTGACTCGTCACCGGACTGCTTCATTGCCCCTTATTTGGCTTTCCTGGGCTGGACTCGCGGAAGGACCAGCTTGAAGATCGTTCCTTCGCCTTCTTTCGAACTGACGAGCAATTCGCCGCCATGTTGTTCGACGATCTTGCGGCAGTTGTAGAGGCCGAGTCCATGACCATGCTTTTTGGTCGTGAAATGCAGGTTGAACAGCTTGCCGAGCGTTTCTTCGGTCATCCCGACGCCGTTGTCGGAGATCTCGATAGAGAGGCGCTCCTGCACGCGGTCATAGCCGGCGCAGATGCTGATCTGACGCTTGAATTCCTTGCCGTCCGACTGATTGCGCACAGCATGTTCTTCAATGGCATCCGCGGCGTTGTTTAGCAGGTTCATTAGTACCTGCTGTACCTGACCGACATCGATCTCCACCGACGGGATCTCGGTGGCGAGATCGAGCGTGAAGTGGATGAGTTTGAAGCGCGGTTGCACGCGGAGCGAGAAGAGCAGGTCGTCCACCAGGTGGCGGATATCGTAACTGATATATTCCGGCTCCGGCTTGGAGAAGTCCATCAGGCTGTCGACAAATCGCTTGATCTTAAAAATGTTCTCGGTGATCGACTTGGAGTTGAACTTCACCTTGTCGAACTTCTCGCGATCGATATTGAGCGAAAGCAGTTCGGCGTTGTTCGAGATGATGGAGAGGTAGTTGTTCAACTCGTGGGCGACCGAGGCGGCCATTTCGCCGCGCGCGACCAGCTTCTCAGAGAGAATCACATATTTCTCCATCAGGACTTTCTCGGTGACATCTTCGATCGCCATGTTGATACCATCGGTACCATCTGGCAGCTCGGAGACCGGCGAGATCTTGATGGAAAGGACTTTCTCCATGTAGCCGGTATTGTGGAAATAGCGCGGGTCGGCGTATTCCTGCTTGGCGGCCAGGGAATCGGTGATCATCTTCTTCCAGCGAAGTTGCTCACCCTCGGGGAGACGGTCGACAAAGACCGTCGGGAGGCTGCCTTCGCCTACTACCACCACGCTGTCGCGATTGAGGTCGAAGATCTCAAGGGCAACCGGGTTGATGGTGGCAATACATCCTTTGGCGTTCAGTACCACGATTCCGGTCGGTGTATTTTTGACCACGGATTCGTGGTATCTTTTCATCGTGTAAAGGGAGTGGTACATCGCGGCGTTGTGCAACGCGTTGGAGACCAACTGGCCATAGAATTCAAAGAGATAGAGGTCCGACTTGAGAAACATGCCGGCCTGATTGGTATTATCCACGTAGATGACGCCGATCACCTTGCCCTTGACGGTCAAGGGAACGCACATGATCGAGCGGAGGTGCAACTCAACGACCGACTGCTGCTGAGCATAGCGGTCATCCTGCAAAGCGTCGGAAGTATAGACCGACTTACCGGTCCGGGCGACCTGGTTGGTGATCGAGGAGGAGATACGGAAGTCTTCCTCCATCATCTGTTCGCGGCAGAGATTGTAAGCGGACTTGACCTGGAGTTCGCCCTTGTCGTCGAGCAACATGATCAATCCGCGCTCGGCATGCATCAACTCGATCGCCTGCTGCATAACCATCTGCAGGACGTCATCAAGGTTGAGGGATGCATTGATGGCGAGCGAGACCTGGAGCAGCGCCTTGAGGTCGGTCATGCGAACGGAGGCGCCATCCGCATCCTGTTCCGCGGAAAGCCGAGGATTATTCTCGGCGACCCGATCCAGCGTTTGTTCCAGTTCATCGAACAGGTCGACAACAACTTTGCCACTGTCACTCTGGGCAGGAGTCGTCATAGTCATCGTGTTCGAAACCTTGGACGTGACGTACTTGTACGTCTTTTCGTCTTCATTCTGTTTCATAGTCATAGCGTTGCAGGCTCCTGTAACTCTCACTTAATATCGGACAAAACCGGAGACTGCTTAATGGGTGGACAGTGACAAATTCTGTCCTAAACTATCGTTTCACTTGAACTTTGAGCTATTACGGCCCAGCAGTTTGAATCAGGCTGTACCGGAAAAGCACTTACGCAATCGGAGGATTGTTGAGGGACGAAACAGAGGGAATACGTCGGGTCGTCGACTTTCAGTTAACTGGCTGTTTTGTATGCGATTAGGGTCGGCCTGCGACTAAAAAACGTGTTCAAGACGGACGAAAATACGGGGGTTTCTGTCGGTAACACTATCCAGCCGACGGGCGACCGAAACCCGAACATCATCGCCAAAGTAGAGGGCGCCGCCGATCGAGTGGCGCACCTCAATATTTTCGTCATTTGGTCCATGATAGCCGATTTGTCCCATATCCCAAAGTACGCTCACGGCGACATCGGTGCGGGGGAAGGTGTACCTTAGCTCCGAATTGATCATCCAGAACCTGCTCCCCATCAACTCTTTATGGCGGTAACCGTGGAGCGTACCTAGTCCGCCGAGGTAGAAGGTCCGATGGATCGGGATATCGCCCTCGCTCCCACCGATCATCCCCCGAAGCAGGAGAATGCTATAATGAGAGATCATTTGGTAACGTCGAAGGGAGGCGACAAACCGCGAGAAGTCGTAGTCCGAGGAGAAATCAGGAGATGATATCTCTCCGGAGAGAGTAAATGCCCAAGCCGAGGCGGAGAACGGATCGTTGTTTCGATTGTCGAATCCTAGCGAACCATAAACTGACGCGATCTTCCCGGTATCGATCGCCGCCGCTCCCTCTGTAAGGAGTTCGGTGGGAACGGTGGTGAAGTTCTCGGAGAAGCGTTTGTCACCGCCGAAAACGGACCAGAGGTTTCGATTGGCAGGGAGCCAGTTGGTTTCTCCGGAACGGAACCCAAGTGTTACCATCGTGTTTTTGATCGGCCGAGCCTTGGCATAGATAGAGCCACCGATCTCTTCATAGTAGTCTTTGAAGTCTTCAGTGACGGTCAGCGCATAGACGGTGTTTTCGCGATCGGAGAGGAGCCAGTCATCATCGGAGAGAAGATCGCGGTGTCCTTCAAGACCGATCGTAATGCCGTGTTTCTTTTCGATGGTCTGCTCGATCCCTCCTTTTACGCGCCAACTTGACGAGGCAAAGGCATAGCCCGCAGAGGCCCAGATCGAGGGGAGCATGGAGTCTGTGTCCTGGAAGCGGGCCGAGAGATTCGGATTGGCACCATCGACCCGATTAAAGACGAAGAACGGCTGGTAACTGAATTCGGTTAACCCACGGTTTAGGCGATGGCGGCGAAAGACCTTTTCTTCGGTGCCATTATAGGTATTGCCGTAGACTGAGGCTTTTCGTTCGACCGAAATACCACCACCAATGGTGGCGACATCGCCGCGAATCACCGCGGCCTGACCGATCGTGACTGTTCCAAACAGCGATACGACATCTTTGTTCACTTCGCCATCGACCCTGATATCACCAGTGACGGAGAAGACCATACCGCGAACAAATTCACCGCCGGCAATAGTGATCACTTCGGCGGCGGAGAAGCGATTTCCCCTCCGCTTCTGAGCGACTGGGTCTGTGGAGGAGGCGGATGTCATGAACTGAATGATCACCGCTTCGGACGAGTCGATGATCTGGAGGTCCGTAATGCGATCGTAGGAGAGAATTGAGTCGCCAATATGTACACCGCTATTATCGAACAGGGGTTTCCCCTTGATGGCCACATTCCCTGAGGTCACGGTAAGGTCGCGGCGGTCAAACTTCTGGCTTTGGGCGGACTCAGGAAGACGCACAGCGATATGGTCTTTGGTATAAAGGACTGAGAAGTACGGCTGACGATGGGGAGTGACGCTGACCTCCTTATATTCCTTGGCCTCGGCCGCCACTGAAGCAGTAGCAAGGAGAAGGGTCGAGAGCAGAATGTACAGGCCAGTCAGAAGCGGTCGCCGCATGTATCCTCCGGGTTTGCCAGACATTGAATGATGTCGGTAAGGGCAAGTCAAGCTTAAGTTATTCGCGGTAATATCGTGAACCTGGGACATACCTGTTGTACACATGCCGAGGAGGCGGCGACCGATAGTGTCTTGTCTATCGGCGGAATCTGGCCTGATAGTCGGCCAGTGCCCGGATATGGGATTCGAAGGCTATTTCAGAGGGGAGCGCGGAAAATGGGAAAAAGCGGACATCGAGTGCATCGTCATTGGCCTGCATGGTTCCGCCAAGAATGTCTGCCAGATAGAGGATCAAAACGGCATTGGAGCGGGGGTCATCGGTACCGGTATAGATCTCGAAGAGCGAAGTGAGTTTGATCGTCAGTCCGGTCTCTTCGCCAACTTCGCGGACAGCGGTAGCGCTGGGGTGTTCGTTCCATTCCATAAACCCGGCGGGGAGGCACCACCAACCAATGCGGGGTGGATGGGCGCGCTTGACCAGAAGAACCTGGTCATTCTGCACTATCACAGCGCCGGCGGCCGGAACCGGATTCTGATAGAACACGTAGCCGCACAGATCATCAGGACAATAGAGACGGACACGCCCTTCTTTGTCACCCTTTTCTAGAGTCTTTCCGCAGAGGGGGCAGAAGCGAAAGCCACAGAACTGGTTTTTGCGGGCAAAGAGCTTTTCGGGGTCAAACTGATCGTGCTTACTGGACATTGGCAATAGCACCATTGGCGCGCATTTTGAGTGCGATGATCGTGGTGTCATCCTGCGGTGGCGAGGATGGGTCAAACGCGCGAACATCAGACATCAGCATTTCGACCAGTTTTGACGGTTCATGATGTCGATTGTCGCGGACGAAATTGCGGATCCGTTCTTCACCGTATTCCACACCGTCAGCGTCCATAGCCTCAGAAAGTCCGTCGGTGAAGAAGAACAACAGGTCGCCTTCCTTCAGCGGTACCGATGCTGAGGTGAACTCCAGGAATGGAAAAGCGCCGACAATCGGGCCGCCGGTCTGGAGCAATTCCATGCCGCCATCCTTGCGAACGAGAATGGGATAGTTATGCCCGGCATTAGCGTAAGTGAAAGTTCCACAGGTGGTGTCAAGTTCGCCGTAAAAGAGAGTAACATACTTCTCGGATGACGTCGAAAGAGCTACCTGTTTGTTGACGTTCTTGAGCATCATCGGGATCGGGTTGCCGTTGTTGATCTCACTGCGGATCATCGCCTGGATCTGCGCAATCATCAGGGCGGCAGGCATCCCTTTACCGGAGGCATCGGCAATGACCATACCCCAGCGAGTGTCCCCTTTTATCGGGATAAAGTCGTAGAAGTCCCCTCCGACCGTCCGCGAAGGGATAGACTGGGCATGGATGATGGAGCACTCCAATTGCGGCGGACTGGCTGGCAGCAGGTCGAGCTGAATCTGCCGCGCCATGGTGACTTCTTCCTGCAAACGCATCCGTTCCAGCGATTCGACATACAGGCGGGCGTTGGTCAGTGCAGATACCATTTGGTTGGAGAGCACACCCAATAAGTTGAAGTCTTCTGAGGAGTAGCGATAGCCCGCCGCCTTGTTGGTCAGAGCCAGGAAGCCGAGCAGGTGCTTTGCGTCCTTCATCGGCAAGATCAGTTTGACCTTCCGCTCTTTGAGGAAGTCCGCCAATTGTGAGTCGGTCTCATACTGCGAAAGTGAGCCGAAGTGGGTTGGTGCGTCAAGCAGGTTGATACCGCGGAGCATCAGGTCTTCTCGCTGTATAACCACTCGATTGGCGTTGTCCTCGCTCGGCAGAATCGCGTATTCGCCGATCGAGTCGTCATACAGAATGAAGTAGACATTTTCCACCAGCAGCGCGGTCTTGAGCGTTTCATCGATCGTCTGGCGCAGTTGCCTCGGGTCGAACATCGAGATCACCTGGCGGGAGAAACGCTCGATGACATTTCGGTAGTCCGAACGAGTGCGCATGAACATCGAACGAATGACATTATCCACCCAGCTTGCGATCGGCTGAAAGAGGAGCAGGATCAAAGCGAGAAAAACATAGCTGATGACCTGTGCCCTATCACCAAAGAGGGGGACCAGCATCGTCTGCGATTTAACTCCGATAACGATATACCCACCGACTAGCAGTGCCGAGGCAAGCGTGTAAATGAACGATTGCCGGAAGATGAGTTGAACATCGAGGAACTGGTATCGAATAATGGCAAAGGCGAGGACACCCGCGGCCAGCACCAATCCGATCACCAGGATGGCCGAGTTGAACTGGGCTGGGACATAGCGATCGAAAAAGAGGTGGGAGAGAGTGGCGGCAAGGAAAAATCCCAGGCCGAGTCGCAAAGACCAGAGGACTATGCGCGTCTGGCTGACCAGGCGCGGTTCCTTGAGGAAACGGTGCCCGGTTTCCATGAAGTAGATCGCGGCAACCACATACAGCAGGTTGATGGAGTCGAAGATCACCTGCTCGTATGAGCGTATGACGTTCACCATCTGCAGAACGGAGGTGAACAGGTAACTGAATGGTGACAGGACGATGGTGGTGAAGCCTTCGCGAGTCGGATCAAGCTTGACCATCTCCATCAACTTATTGATGTCACCAAAGAAAAGCATGATGATGAGATGCATCGCCTGGGGGACGAAAATCAGCGTGCGGAGTCGGGTGCTGCGGAACTCCCGCATCCGATCGACCGGAAATAGCCAGGCAAAGATCAGCAGGGTCGGGAAAAACATCTCCCAGAGAGTGTGGACCTGATAGAGGGCTCGCCGGTTGAAGTCCGGGTCGGCATCGGGGCCAGTTGTGATGATGGAGCCAAGGGCGAGGAAGACGGGTCCCAGTCCGGCAAAAAAGAGCATCGCTCCGGTCGCCCGATTTATCCGGTTGACAAAGTTGTCCCGGGTAATGGTGATCGCCAGAAAGATGAGGAATCCACCAGCCGCAAAGTTGGCCAGGGTTATGAGCGTTTCACTACTCATCGTTGCCGTACGGAATCAGTTCTGCCTATATGGCCTTCGTTATCACAATGGTGGTGCCGGTTTTTTCGGCGGAGATCTCCACCTTATCCATGAGTGCCCGGACAATGAAGATGCCGCGCCCTACCTCTTTGAGCAGGTTGTCATCTTCGATCGGGTTTTCGATGACTTCAGGGTTGAATCCGTCCCCCTGATCGGCCACCGAGATCCGGACGCTGGAGTTTTCGCGCGAAATTCT contains:
- a CDS encoding ATP-binding protein, encoding MQKPIITGDTIIVPSNTEHLADVDLFIEGTLRGYGAPESVIADIAISVSELVNNAMLHGNRSAPDKQVTVRISRENSSVRISVADQGDGFNPEVIENPIEDDNLLKEVGRGIFIVRALMDKVEISAEKTGTTIVITKAI
- a CDS encoding NUDIX hydrolase, translated to MSSKHDQFDPEKLFARKNQFCGFRFCPLCGKTLEKGDKEGRVRLYCPDDLCGYVFYQNPVPAAGAVIVQNDQVLLVKRAHPPRIGWWCLPAGFMEWNEHPSATAVREVGEETGLTIKLTSLFEIYTGTDDPRSNAVLILYLADILGGTMQANDDALDVRFFPFSALPSEIAFESHIRALADYQARFRR
- a CDS encoding SpoIIE family protein phosphatase, whose translation is MSSETLITLANFAAGGFLIFLAITITRDNFVNRINRATGAMLFFAGLGPVFLALGSIITTGPDADPDFNRRALYQVHTLWEMFFPTLLIFAWLFPVDRMREFRSTRLRTLIFVPQAMHLIIMLFFGDINKLMEMVKLDPTREGFTTIVLSPFSYLFTSVLQMVNVIRSYEQVIFDSINLLYVVAAIYFMETGHRFLKEPRLVSQTRIVLWSLRLGLGFFLAATLSHLFFDRYVPAQFNSAILVIGLVLAAGVLAFAIIRYQFLDVQLIFRQSFIYTLASALLVGGYIVIGVKSQTMLVPLFGDRAQVISYVFLALILLLFQPIASWVDNVIRSMFMRTRSDYRNVIERFSRQVISMFDPRQLRQTIDETLKTALLVENVYFILYDDSIGEYAILPSEDNANRVVIQREDLMLRGINLLDAPTHFGSLSQYETDSQLADFLKERKVKLILPMKDAKHLLGFLALTNKAAGYRYSSEDFNLLGVLSNQMVSALTNARLYVESLERMRLQEEVTMARQIQLDLLPASPPQLECSIIHAQSIPSRTVGGDFYDFIPIKGDTRWGMVIADASGKGMPAALMIAQIQAMIRSEINNGNPIPMMLKNVNKQVALSTSSEKYVTLFYGELDTTCGTFTYANAGHNYPILVRKDGGMELLQTGGPIVGAFPFLEFTSASVPLKEGDLLFFFTDGLSEAMDADGVEYGEERIRNFVRDNRHHEPSKLVEMLMSDVRAFDPSSPPQDDTTIIALKMRANGAIANVQ
- a CDS encoding tetratricopeptide repeat protein; translated protein: MKQSGDESRFHLMERLGRGGTAEVFRVRVGTSGREAALKRPLPVPEPGIDFHLLASRELSLIGTRRFPGLVRILNGPDDSTDYLLLEICEGKTLDQLGRITDLALALNLLSAVAADLEYLRQLKIIHGDLKPQNIFLPVELDRCKSDKLFFAKLSDFSLGRYEYEPDTVRVGLGTVGYMAPETIIDSRASHLSDLFALGVIAYQMLTGKHPFIGSETDPMLINARVREEEPLPLDQLAPSVSKPLADLVTSLLSKSADQRPQTALAVCRSLRAAGATYPFEKLLRPKYLLEAASEYQVMMNSLPGLSTKQTRQLEMITAKSPSRLRLTLESNFRKGIVSITENGPALSGNVYWPNRLRRLELEQFSRRSLREKRTAVCDAATNTDSTNALTSLLLPLLRPSTIKRFALRAAPLAERENRHASATQLYLRAGDLESADRCAYQAASLLRGEHRAKEAIFCLNSVLDFAALTGKIAQVRELLMLRGDIQKETGEVDDALATYQSLVALYRDLSPDKLLAETYRDLGDLYKMKQDSKSGLDALNQAVTIYQQMGEEFELSRTYNNIGNAYFYAGDLGNTLRYYRSALRIQRRLNAPTEVASTLSNMGSVYCLVGNLTRGTFLLEKSLELKKELGDAGEIARTLNNLGYLSYLRGMYDRGIEQLQESLEINQRIGSQKEILYNLENLTMVLLEAGHLRDALKFLNQGLALAVELNHRPHQIAFQHSLSQVQMRLGKPREFVECLEKIESLMQHVEDLQWNVQIPLTKAMYRLMLNDREQALELTHAALSVAIAQNVKPLQLAAEMLRSRIDPDPQRYEQTTALAKECGKSTDLLVALYNRAEALLEAGQLDDAQQLLPRLAELSEQIPHYIERPRLINVLIELMLQRGDLAKARNLAIQNRDESRTFGLMPEHTHAITLLGMIESSNGNIEQAYANYRQALQIVKGIADGTTCDRDRSLFQEKRMVRFLVSEIRRLGQVLGQKQRAGHPALR
- a CDS encoding GAF domain-containing protein, with the translated sequence MTMKQNEDEKTYKYVTSKVSNTMTMTTPAQSDSGKVVVDLFDELEQTLDRVAENNPRLSAEQDADGASVRMTDLKALLQVSLAINASLNLDDVLQMVMQQAIELMHAERGLIMLLDDKGELQVKSAYNLCREQMMEEDFRISSSITNQVARTGKSVYTSDALQDDRYAQQQSVVELHLRSIMCVPLTVKGKVIGVIYVDNTNQAGMFLKSDLYLFEFYGQLVSNALHNAAMYHSLYTMKRYHESVVKNTPTGIVVLNAKGCIATINPVALEIFDLNRDSVVVVGEGSLPTVFVDRLPEGEQLRWKKMITDSLAAKQEYADPRYFHNTGYMEKVLSIKISPVSELPDGTDGINMAIEDVTEKVLMEKYVILSEKLVARGEMAASVAHELNNYLSIISNNAELLSLNIDREKFDKVKFNSKSITENIFKIKRFVDSLMDFSKPEPEYISYDIRHLVDDLLFSLRVQPRFKLIHFTLDLATEIPSVEIDVGQVQQVLMNLLNNAADAIEEHAVRNQSDGKEFKRQISICAGYDRVQERLSIEISDNGVGMTEETLGKLFNLHFTTKKHGHGLGLYNCRKIVEQHGGELLVSSKEGEGTIFKLVLPRVQPRKAK
- a CDS encoding BamA/TamA family outer membrane protein, whose amino-acid sequence is MRRPLLTGLYILLSTLLLATASVAAEAKEYKEVSVTPHRQPYFSVLYTKDHIAVRLPESAQSQKFDRRDLTVTSGNVAIKGKPLFDNSGVHIGDSILSYDRITDLQIIDSSEAVIIQFMTSASSTDPVAQKRRGNRFSAAEVITIAGGEFVRGMVFSVTGDIRVDGEVNKDVVSLFGTVTIGQAAVIRGDVATIGGGISVERKASVYGNTYNGTEEKVFRRHRLNRGLTEFSYQPFFVFNRVDGANPNLSARFQDTDSMLPSIWASAGYAFASSSWRVKGGIEQTIEKKHGITIGLEGHRDLLSDDDWLLSDRENTVYALTVTEDFKDYYEEIGGSIYAKARPIKNTMVTLGFRSGETNWLPANRNLWSVFGGDKRFSENFTTVPTELLTEGAAAIDTGKIASVYGSLGFDNRNNDPFSASAWAFTLSGEISSPDFSSDYDFSRFVASLRRYQMISHYSILLLRGMIGGSEGDIPIHRTFYLGGLGTLHGYRHKELMGSRFWMINSELRYTFPRTDVAVSVLWDMGQIGYHGPNDENIEVRHSIGGALYFGDDVRVSVARRLDSVTDRNPRIFVRLEHVF